The following proteins come from a genomic window of Patescibacteria group bacterium:
- a CDS encoding DUF87 domain-containing protein, with protein sequence MKIPFLEKFKKKPEIPEEFFAEEPIGIADIVAPSFIEIKQNYLKIGERFAKSYFIFSFPRYLSTGWLSPIINLNVPMDISFHLHPIASERILRKLRKRVTEVQAEIAEREEKGLIRDPTLETAYHDLEDLRDKLQTAQERMFRFSLYVTIYADTEKELRDIETNLRSILESRLIYIKPALYQQKEGFVCTSPYDLDLLMVTTLMNTAPLSSTFPFISFDLSSNEGILYGINKHNSSLVLFDRFTLANSNSVIFATSGAGKSYAVKLEVLRYLMLGVDGIIIDPENEYKFLAEAVGGSFFNISLASPHHINPFELPTPREDEKAEDVLRTNIINLVGLMRIMLGGLTPEEDGIMDRALTETYAAKDITPETDPKLWGRKEGLPFPIMSDLEAVLSTMEGAESLVRRLQRFTKGVYAAFFNQPSNIDMKNRLVVFGIRDMEDELRPMALFTILRYIWKTITSEMKKRLLIVDEAWWLMKTEDGASFLFGTVKRARKYWLGVTTITQDVNDFMKSEYGKPIITNSSLVLLMKQSPATINVVQKTFNLTEEEKMLLLEAPVGEGMFFAGTKHVLIKILASYTEDQIITTAPEELLKIKQAKRELSS encoded by the coding sequence ATGAAAATACCTTTTTTAGAAAAATTTAAAAAGAAACCTGAAATTCCAGAAGAATTTTTTGCTGAAGAACCAATAGGAATCGCTGATATTGTTGCCCCTTCTTTTATTGAAATTAAACAAAACTATCTTAAAATAGGAGAGCGGTTTGCTAAAAGCTACTTTATTTTTTCTTTTCCCAGATATCTAAGTACCGGCTGGCTTTCCCCAATAATAAATCTGAATGTTCCGATGGACATTTCTTTTCATTTACATCCAATTGCCAGTGAAAGAATTTTAAGAAAATTAAGAAAAAGAGTTACTGAGGTTCAGGCGGAAATTGCCGAAAGAGAAGAAAAAGGATTAATCCGTGACCCTACTCTGGAAACTGCCTATCACGATTTGGAAGACCTAAGAGACAAGCTCCAAACTGCCCAGGAGAGAATGTTCCGATTCAGTTTATACGTTACTATCTATGCTGACACAGAAAAAGAATTAAGAGACATTGAAACTAATTTAAGGTCAATTCTGGAATCTCGGCTAATTTATATCAAGCCTGCTCTCTATCAACAAAAAGAAGGATTTGTTTGCACCTCCCCTTACGATCTGGACCTCTTAATGGTTACTACTTTAATGAACACTGCCCCTCTTTCAAGTACTTTCCCGTTTATCTCTTTTGATTTAAGTTCAAACGAAGGAATCCTTTATGGGATTAACAAACACAATAGCTCTTTGGTTTTATTTGACCGCTTTACTTTAGCTAATTCGAACTCAGTGATATTCGCTACAAGCGGAGCCGGTAAGTCGTACGCAGTTAAATTAGAGGTCTTACGGTATTTAATGTTGGGTGTGGACGGGATAATAATAGACCCGGAGAACGAGTACAAGTTTTTAGCCGAGGCGGTTGGCGGGTCTTTCTTTAATATTTCCTTAGCTTCTCCCCATCATATTAATCCTTTCGAGCTGCCGACGCCCAGAGAAGATGAAAAAGCTGAGGACGTTTTAAGAACAAATATTATCAATCTGGTCGGATTAATGAGGATTATGCTCGGCGGTTTGACTCCAGAAGAAGATGGGATTATGGATAGAGCTTTAACTGAAACTTATGCGGCAAAAGATATTACTCCAGAAACCGACCCAAAGCTCTGGGGCAGGAAAGAAGGCCTTCCTTTCCCGATAATGAGTGACCTTGAAGCAGTGCTCTCAACAATGGAAGGAGCGGAATCCTTGGTTAGACGGCTCCAAAGATTTACCAAGGGGGTTTATGCTGCATTCTTCAATCAGCCCTCTAACATAGATATGAAGAATAGATTGGTTGTTTTCGGTATCCGCGATATGGAAGATGAATTGAGACCTATGGCTCTCTTTACGATTTTAAGATATATCTGGAAAACAATTACTTCGGAAATGAAAAAACGATTGCTAATTGTTGATGAGGCCTGGTGGCTAATGAAAACCGAGGACGGGGCTTCTTTCTTGTTTGGAACAGTAAAAAGAGCCAGAAAATACTGGTTGGGAGTAACTACTATTACTCAAGATGTTAATGACTTTATGAAATCAGAATATGGCAAGCCAATTATCACCAATTCATCTTTGGTTCTTTTAATGAAACAAAGCCCAGCTACTATTAATGTAGTTCAGAAAACCTTTAATCTAACCGAAGAAGAGAAAATGTTGTTGTTGGAGGCGCCGGTCGGAGAAGGGATGTTTTTTGCCGGAACGAAACATGTTTTAATCAAAATATTAGCTTCTTATACTGAAGACCAAATAATTACCACTGCCCCTGAAGAGCTTTTGAAAATAAAACAAGCTAAAAGAGAGCTTAGCTCTTGA